The following nucleotide sequence is from Drosophila kikkawai strain 14028-0561.14 chromosome 2L, DkikHiC1v2, whole genome shotgun sequence.
GATGCCCAAATGATACCTTCTAGCCGAATGGATTTCGATTGACAGCCAGACTGAAGTTTTccgtttgttgttttggatGTTTTGGCACCTGCCGTTGGCAACGTAACCGGACAACAGGGCTGGAGCTGCCAACTCAACCGGTGCGAGAACtggttcaaagtaactaaggGTGGCGGTGGCTCTAGGACTTAATGTCCATGTACCATTAATACTCTGTTTTACTCTTTTAAActtgtaatttattaaatttaaaaaaatcttcaaTAATTTAAACCCATGAAACCATGAAACTAGTCCAGAGAATTCACTTTAGGGAATACCAAGGGTCTTCCTTCACCTGTGGAATATTGTATCGAATCTTGACTGGAGCAAGGATATGCATGATCATGTGCTTGCACTCGCTGGAGGCTGCTGGCGTCTTGGGAAAAACCAGCGATTGGTTGATGCGTTTCAGCAGGATGTGCACATTGGAGCCATCGTAGGGTAGTCGTCCAAACACCATCGCATAGCAGACGACACCGCTGGCCCAGATGTCCGACATGAAGGGATCGTAGGCcacgcctaaaaaaaaaaaggaaaaaataatacataattaTGCCTTATGTAAACTGAAAACCTACCCTTTAGAATCTCAGGGCTGGCATAGGCGTAGCTGCCGCAAAAGGTCTTGGAAAGGATCACTTGGTTGTCGGATGTTCTGGTGTCCTTGCGTGCAAACCCAAAGTCTATGAGTTTCAGGTTCCAGTTCTCGTCCAACAGCAGGTTCTCGCACTTGATGTCGCGATGCACTACACCCTTGCTGTGGATATACTCAACTGCACTGATGAGCTGCTTGAACAGCGTCCGCGACTGCGGTTCATCCAGGAACTTCCGTTCCCGCACATAGTCCAGCAGTGTTCCATTCTCTGCCAGCTGCATAATCAGGTAAACCCTACAGAGTCaggaatacaaataaatttaatataaaacatcATTACAGATTAAGAAATCAGGTAGATCAGGAGAGAGGTTTTAGGATTCCAGACTCACCTGTGACTGGTCTCGATACTCTGGTAAAAGGTAATCAAGTTCTCATG
It contains:
- the LOC108082715 gene encoding testis-specific serine/threonine-protein kinase 3; this translates as MATAPKRKPEGEVIGASSSQDLVTDQNSGRRQEQKVYTFADRPQQRTSGTGNLAKAEDKSKPQKTILEEHGIILGKVIGTGNYAKVKIGFSEEYGKRVAVKIISKVKAPSEYTQKFLPREIEAVKGLHHENLITFYQSIETSHRVYLIMQLAENGTLLDYVRERKFLDEPQSRTLFKQLISAVEYIHSKGVVHRDIKCENLLLDENWNLKLIDFGFARKDTRTSDNQVILSKTFCGSYAYASPEILKGVAYDPFMSDIWASGVVCYAMVFGRLPYDGSNVHILLKRINQSLVFPKTPAASSECKHMIMHILAPVKIRYNIPQVKEDPWYSLK